In one Jeotgalibacillus haloalkalitolerans genomic region, the following are encoded:
- a CDS encoding NAD(P)/FAD-dependent oxidoreductase, which translates to MKRPTVVVLGAGYGGLSVITKLQKLVNADDADIILVNKNDYHYESTWLHEAAAGTMSPDAVRYDIGGVLDKGKVNFVQATVENIDTKAQKVITDRSEISYDYLVVGLGFEGETFGIPGLKEHAFSIANVKAARQIRDHIEYQFATYSLEEVKDPSRLTIIVGGAGFTGIEFLGELADRLPELCEEYDVDPKAVRILCVEAAPMVLPGFDEELVEYAVNYLKSKGIEFSIGTPLTEATPEGVKIKKGEDVFEEIPAKTVVWAAGVRGNSIIEKAGFENMRARIKVDPDLRAPGHNNVFIVGDCALMINAQTERPYPPTAQIAMQQGAHTAHNLVALFKGEELEPFTPDLKGTVCSLGENEAIGEVFGRKITGKKAAMMKKVIDNRALYILGGPGLVFKKGKLNMF; encoded by the coding sequence TTGAAAAGACCAACAGTGGTTGTTTTAGGAGCAGGATACGGCGGATTATCCGTTATTACTAAACTTCAGAAGCTTGTGAATGCAGACGATGCAGATATTATTCTTGTGAATAAGAATGATTACCATTATGAATCAACATGGCTGCATGAAGCAGCAGCAGGTACAATGTCTCCGGATGCAGTGCGCTATGATATCGGCGGCGTGCTTGATAAAGGTAAAGTAAACTTTGTACAGGCAACTGTTGAAAATATTGATACAAAAGCTCAGAAAGTCATCACAGACCGTTCTGAAATCAGCTATGACTACCTTGTAGTCGGCCTTGGTTTCGAAGGCGAAACGTTCGGAATCCCTGGCTTGAAAGAGCACGCTTTCTCTATAGCTAACGTGAAAGCTGCACGCCAGATCCGTGACCACATTGAATATCAGTTCGCAACTTACAGCCTTGAAGAAGTAAAAGATCCTTCAAGACTGACAATTATCGTAGGTGGCGCAGGCTTCACAGGAATTGAATTTCTTGGAGAACTTGCTGACCGTCTTCCGGAGCTATGTGAAGAATACGATGTAGATCCTAAAGCAGTTCGTATTCTTTGTGTTGAAGCTGCACCAATGGTTCTTCCAGGGTTTGACGAAGAGCTTGTTGAATATGCAGTGAACTACCTGAAGAGTAAAGGGATCGAATTCTCAATCGGAACACCTCTTACAGAAGCAACGCCAGAGGGTGTGAAGATTAAAAAAGGTGAAGATGTATTCGAAGAAATTCCTGCAAAAACAGTTGTATGGGCTGCCGGCGTTCGCGGTAACTCAATCATTGAAAAAGCAGGCTTTGAAAATATGCGTGCCCGCATCAAGGTTGATCCGGACCTTCGCGCACCTGGACACAACAACGTATTCATCGTTGGAGACTGCGCACTAATGATCAATGCACAGACAGAACGTCCATACCCGCCAACAGCACAGATCGCAATGCAGCAAGGTGCACACACTGCACACAACCTGGTTGCACTGTTCAAGGGTGAAGAGCTTGAGCCATTCACGCCTGATCTGAAAGGTACAGTATGCTCACTAGGTGAAAATGAAGCAATCGGCGAAGTATTCGGCCGTAAAATTACAGGTAAAAAAGCTGCTATGATGAAAAAAGTCATCGACAACCGTGCATTATACATTCTCGGTGGTCCTGGCCTTGTATTCAAAAAGGGTAAGCTGAACATGTTTTAA